The Vibrio sp. SNU_ST1 genome has a segment encoding these proteins:
- a CDS encoding MFS transporter, which produces MNNSSQSSLLTQKRFLPYFITQFLGAFNDNIFKNVLLLFVAFASVDTLPISSNLFINLAAGLFILPFFLFSALAGVLADKYEKSWFIRKVKLLEVAIMSLGAIGFIYESYGILLLLLFLMGTQSAFFGPVKYALLPQQLETKELVSGNALVETGTFLAILIGTLGAGIIASEESAKLIAAICIVSFAVLGYVSSCFIPQAPSNAPDLKVKWQPVKLTRATLAIAKKDRPTFQALMSISWFWFLGAAYLTQFPNFTKLHLNGTESSVAFLLALFSVGIAIGSLACDKLSNHRIEIGIVPMGSLGMSIFGLLMAISIPESLPEFTSFHQFVTYSELWPLFAYLLLLGISGGIFIVPLYSLMQLRAKPDERAQVIAGLNIYNSLFMVGSAVLGIVCLSVLDLSIPQLFVLLAIGNTLVMLYLFYQVPIYAFRFFTWVVTHTMYRVKHKNLHHLPENGGALIVCNHVSYMDALLLSAVCPRLIRFVMEEDYAKLPPLRRFLKRAGVIPISATNRNSIRNAFKEVERALDEGHIVCIFPEGKLTADGEVAEFMRGMELIIKRSPVPVIPMALKGLWGSYFSRYKGQAFKGLPTRFRAKLEIEAAEPIQAKEASCDTLRQSVSDLRGSLR; this is translated from the coding sequence ATGAACAACAGCAGCCAATCTTCGCTGTTAACGCAAAAAAGGTTCCTACCCTACTTTATTACTCAATTTCTAGGCGCCTTTAATGACAACATATTCAAAAATGTTCTGTTACTGTTTGTTGCTTTCGCAAGCGTAGATACGCTGCCTATTTCCAGCAATCTATTCATTAATTTGGCCGCTGGTCTTTTTATTCTGCCCTTCTTCCTGTTTTCTGCTTTGGCTGGTGTACTGGCTGACAAATACGAAAAATCTTGGTTTATACGTAAAGTTAAGCTCCTTGAAGTGGCGATCATGTCACTGGGTGCGATCGGGTTTATCTACGAAAGCTACGGGATACTACTTCTACTTCTGTTCCTAATGGGTACGCAAAGTGCCTTCTTTGGCCCGGTGAAATACGCGCTGCTTCCGCAACAGTTAGAAACAAAAGAACTGGTATCCGGCAACGCTTTAGTCGAAACCGGCACATTCTTAGCCATCCTTATTGGTACTCTAGGTGCAGGTATTATTGCATCTGAAGAAAGCGCGAAGCTCATTGCTGCGATATGTATTGTTTCTTTCGCCGTGCTCGGCTATGTATCAAGCTGCTTTATTCCACAAGCGCCAAGTAACGCACCAGATCTGAAAGTGAAGTGGCAGCCAGTAAAGCTAACCCGTGCGACACTGGCGATTGCCAAAAAAGATCGTCCAACGTTTCAAGCACTGATGTCTATCAGCTGGTTTTGGTTCCTTGGCGCTGCTTACCTAACTCAGTTTCCAAACTTCACAAAGCTCCACTTGAACGGCACTGAAAGCTCGGTTGCCTTTTTGTTAGCTCTTTTCTCGGTCGGTATTGCGATAGGTTCTTTGGCTTGCGATAAGTTGTCAAATCACAGAATTGAAATCGGCATCGTACCAATGGGTAGCCTAGGTATGTCGATTTTTGGGCTATTGATGGCGATATCCATTCCTGAGTCCTTGCCTGAATTTACCTCTTTCCATCAATTCGTGACGTATTCAGAGCTGTGGCCGCTGTTTGCTTATCTTCTGCTATTGGGTATCTCTGGCGGTATCTTCATTGTTCCTCTGTATTCTCTGATGCAGTTACGAGCGAAACCAGACGAACGCGCTCAAGTGATAGCCGGGCTCAACATTTACAATTCACTATTCATGGTGGGAAGCGCAGTTTTAGGTATTGTTTGCCTGAGTGTTCTCGACCTTTCTATTCCACAGCTGTTTGTGTTGCTCGCGATAGGGAACACTTTGGTTATGCTGTACCTGTTTTATCAGGTGCCTATCTACGCTTTCCGTTTCTTTACATGGGTAGTCACTCACACCATGTACCGAGTTAAGCACAAGAACTTACACCATCTTCCAGAGAATGGCGGCGCACTGATCGTTTGCAACCATGTGAGTTATATGGATGCACTGCTTTTAAGTGCGGTTTGCCCTCGCTTGATTCGGTTTGTGATGGAGGAGGATTACGCCAAACTGCCTCCACTACGTCGATTCTTAAAAAGAGCAGGGGTTATTCCAATCTCCGCAACCAACCGAAACTCGATTAGAAACGCTTTCAAAGAAGTTGAACGAGCCCTAGACGAAGGGCACATCGTGTGTATTTTCCCTGAAGGCAAGCTAACCGCTGATGGCGAAGTAGCCGAATTTATGCGTGGCATGGAGCTGATTATCAAACGATCTCCTGTGCCTGTGATTCCAATGGCACTTAAAGGGCTATGGGGCAGCTACTTCAGTCGTTATAAAGGTCAAGCTTTTAAGGGGCTCCCCACCCGTTTCAGGGCCAAGTTAGAGATAGAAGCTGCCGAACCTATACAAGCCAAAGAAGCTTCATGCGACACTCTTCGACAGTCAGTCTCTGATCTTCGCGGCTCACTCCGCTAA
- a CDS encoding YeiH family protein — translation MNLKKSVPFYLATLFCLTPWVSSPTALVIGFLLASLGLVPEHLEVGKLTKKLLAYSIVGLGFGIQFEKALAVTGDGIGLIVTTIIGTLVIGWFLAKRMGLDRTTGYLISSGTAICGGSAIAAVAPAIKADDEQIGLALATVFVLNSIALFLFPMIGHALELSQQTFGTWAAIAIHDTSSVVGAASAYGEEALTTATTLKLARALWIIPIALISAMIFKNDQKKITIPYFIFFYCAAIAVSDLLPQFEMVYQGIFDVSKRALVVCLFLIGCGISVEKLKAAGPKPLMFGITMWVMISTGSLAWLTLA, via the coding sequence ATGAACTTAAAAAAGTCTGTTCCATTTTATCTTGCTACTCTGTTTTGCTTAACGCCATGGGTAAGCTCACCGACCGCCCTCGTGATCGGTTTCCTACTTGCTAGTTTAGGTTTAGTTCCTGAACATTTAGAAGTCGGTAAACTGACGAAGAAGTTGCTGGCCTATTCGATTGTCGGCTTGGGCTTTGGTATTCAGTTTGAGAAAGCATTAGCGGTAACAGGTGATGGTATTGGCCTCATTGTAACGACGATTATTGGTACTTTAGTCATTGGTTGGTTCTTAGCGAAACGAATGGGATTAGATCGCACTACGGGCTACCTGATCTCTTCAGGCACCGCGATTTGTGGTGGTAGCGCCATTGCAGCAGTGGCACCCGCAATCAAAGCCGACGATGAGCAAATTGGCTTAGCATTAGCCACAGTATTCGTATTGAACTCAATCGCCCTTTTCTTGTTCCCGATGATTGGTCATGCGCTTGAGTTAAGCCAACAAACTTTCGGAACATGGGCTGCAATCGCGATTCACGATACATCTTCTGTAGTAGGCGCAGCATCAGCATATGGCGAAGAAGCACTGACGACAGCGACAACATTGAAGCTCGCTCGTGCACTTTGGATCATCCCAATCGCTTTAATCAGTGCGATGATCTTCAAGAACGACCAAAAGAAGATTACGATTCCTTACTTCATTTTCTTCTATTGCGCCGCTATCGCGGTTAGTGACTTACTGCCACAATTTGAGATGGTCTACCAAGGAATCTTTGATGTATCTAAGCGAGCACTGGTGGTGTGTTTGTTCTTAATTGGCTGTGGCATTTCAGTTGAGAAGTTAAAAGCGGCAGGGCCGAAACCATTGATGTTTGGTATTACGATGTGGGTCATGATCTCGACAGGTTCTTTGGCGTGGCTAACTCTCGCTTAA
- a CDS encoding LysR substrate-binding domain-containing protein yields MANHQSLLRNLHTFNVAAEKMSFTLAAKKLHLTQGAVSHRIKVLEGELGFNLFVRGTRKLELTEEGQRFQRTLSKSLSSIFGEIEDITNTDLYGQINIGTSPAFANSWLLPRLADFKQRYPKFNLNIFSQEEQDFHQNHLDVAIYYGAEDLKDMHRQRLFGEKYIPVCTPSYAAEHDIFDDGLESLHRINFIHALGSDVWQRWIKHNQLDVNLFEQFYCVSHRDMGVQSALHNIGVAMGRYHFVKPYIETGELITPYPSMDTDKGYDLICPLGTEKRPKVRTFIKWLEGQLG; encoded by the coding sequence ATGGCTAACCACCAATCTTTACTTAGAAATCTTCATACTTTTAATGTTGCTGCCGAGAAAATGAGCTTTACGCTAGCAGCGAAAAAGTTGCATCTGACTCAGGGAGCCGTTAGCCATCGAATCAAAGTGTTAGAAGGTGAACTCGGGTTTAACTTGTTTGTGCGAGGGACTCGCAAACTGGAACTGACTGAAGAAGGTCAGCGCTTTCAACGAACGTTATCCAAGTCGTTAAGCTCTATTTTTGGTGAGATCGAAGACATTACCAACACGGATTTGTATGGACAGATCAATATCGGTACCAGTCCTGCATTTGCGAACAGTTGGTTACTGCCAAGACTGGCTGATTTTAAACAGCGATATCCTAAGTTTAATCTCAACATTTTCTCGCAAGAAGAGCAGGATTTTCATCAAAATCATCTCGATGTCGCAATTTACTATGGTGCTGAAGATCTAAAAGACATGCATCGACAGCGTCTGTTCGGTGAAAAGTACATTCCGGTATGTACGCCGAGTTATGCCGCTGAACACGACATCTTTGATGATGGTTTAGAGTCGTTACACCGGATTAATTTCATTCATGCGCTAGGCTCTGATGTGTGGCAGCGTTGGATTAAGCACAATCAACTCGATGTAAATCTGTTTGAGCAGTTTTATTGTGTGAGTCATCGCGATATGGGCGTGCAGAGTGCTCTGCATAATATCGGCGTGGCAATGGGGCGCTATCATTTTGTTAAGCCGTACATTGAGACTGGTGAGCTCATAACGCCTTATCCAAGTATGGATACTGATAAAGGGTACGACTTGATCTGTCCGTTAGGCACTGAAAAGCGGCCTAAGGTAAGAACGTTTATTAAGTGGCTAGAGGGGCAATTGGGCTAG
- the nagE gene encoding N-acetylglucosamine-specific PTS transporter subunit IIBC, whose protein sequence is MQKVGKALMVPVATLPAAAILMGIGYWLDPVGWGSESILAAFLIKSGGAIIDNMAVLFAVGVAFGLSRDKNGSAALSGFVMFLVVTTLLAPGSVAQLMDVELSEVPAAFGKISNQFVGIIVGIISAEIYNRYSTVELPQALAFFSGKRLVPILTSIAGMALSFALLYIWPAVYDALIVLGIKLESMGAVGAGLFGFFNRLFLSIGMHHALYPVFWFDVVGINDIPNFLGGAQSIANGTGIPGKTGMYQAGFFPIMMFGLPAAALAMYHCSDAKNKNQVFAIMLAAAMASFFTGITEPLEFSFMFLAPVLFLLHAVLTGLSLYIAASMEWMAGFGFSAGFVDLVLSSQNPLATNWYMLLVQGVVFFALYYGIFRFAIIKFNLRTPGRGEEMEAEGEAESPEALVNLTNNYIEAIGGADNILEVDNCITRLRLTVKDSSAADSDKLKKLGAAGVVPIGKGGLQVIIGLGKVDKVAEQMKKALA, encoded by the coding sequence ATGCAAAAAGTAGGTAAGGCATTGATGGTTCCCGTAGCCACACTGCCAGCTGCAGCAATCCTTATGGGGATCGGCTATTGGTTGGATCCTGTTGGCTGGGGTTCAGAAAGTATCTTAGCCGCATTCTTGATCAAATCTGGTGGGGCGATCATTGACAACATGGCGGTTCTGTTCGCGGTGGGTGTCGCATTCGGTTTGAGCCGTGATAAGAATGGTTCTGCGGCACTGTCCGGTTTTGTGATGTTCCTCGTCGTCACCACGCTACTTGCTCCCGGCTCTGTTGCTCAGTTAATGGATGTTGAATTAAGTGAAGTGCCAGCGGCATTTGGCAAGATTAGCAACCAATTCGTAGGTATCATTGTGGGTATCATCTCTGCTGAGATCTACAATCGCTACTCAACCGTCGAACTTCCTCAGGCTTTAGCGTTCTTCAGCGGTAAGCGTTTGGTTCCTATACTGACTTCAATTGCTGGTATGGCACTGTCATTCGCTCTTCTTTACATCTGGCCTGCTGTTTATGATGCTCTGATCGTTCTAGGTATTAAACTAGAAAGCATGGGCGCGGTGGGTGCCGGTCTGTTTGGCTTCTTTAACCGTTTATTCCTATCAATAGGTATGCACCATGCGTTGTACCCTGTGTTCTGGTTCGACGTTGTTGGTATCAACGACATTCCAAACTTCTTAGGTGGTGCTCAATCTATCGCTAACGGTACGGGTATTCCGGGTAAAACAGGCATGTACCAAGCAGGCTTCTTCCCTATTATGATGTTTGGTCTACCAGCAGCAGCATTGGCGATGTACCACTGCTCTGATGCGAAAAATAAGAACCAAGTATTCGCAATCATGCTTGCGGCTGCAATGGCTTCATTCTTCACTGGCATTACTGAGCCTCTAGAGTTCAGTTTCATGTTCCTAGCACCTGTATTGTTCCTATTGCACGCAGTGTTAACAGGTTTGTCGCTTTACATTGCAGCAAGCATGGAATGGATGGCAGGCTTCGGCTTCTCTGCAGGCTTTGTTGACTTAGTGCTATCAAGCCAAAACCCGTTAGCGACTAACTGGTACATGTTATTAGTTCAAGGTGTGGTGTTCTTCGCTCTTTACTACGGTATTTTCCGTTTCGCTATCATCAAGTTCAATCTACGTACTCCGGGGCGTGGTGAAGAGATGGAAGCAGAAGGCGAAGCCGAATCTCCAGAAGCGTTAGTTAACCTAACCAACAACTACATCGAAGCTATTGGTGGTGCAGACAACATTCTAGAAGTGGACAACTGTATTACTCGCTTACGCTTAACAGTAAAAGACTCGTCAGCAGCAGACAGTGACAAACTGAAAAAACTAGGTGCTGCAGGCGTCGTTCCTATCGGAAAAGGTGGCCTACAAGTCATTATTGGTTTAGGTAAGGTAGATAAGGTTGCTGAACAAATGAAGAAGGCACTCGCTTAA
- the menE gene encoding o-succinylbenzoate--CoA ligase: MMRPQSNHHPLWVQWAQQNPHQTALVTPSRAYTWQQVSVLVSEYQQQLSHQGLSEGGVLTIVGKNQAEVIPAYLAALNLGVVCAFTMPQPAARLTQKLESLYGQLDRRYLWLLDSCGLDHSDAVDLKTVLVTLPCLNEVKVDGDDKPTTPENPNFNPQYLASIVFTSGSTGNPKVVAHTLQQHLCSAQGLLDVFNFEQADTWLLSLPMYHVSGLAIVHRWLAAGGCIKIGSGKLETDIEGCSHASLVATQLHRLLKSKQALTLTHVLLGGSHIPEALGLEAQQMGIETWLGYGMTEAASTVTAKPVDGTKTAGFVLDQRQLKIEDQRIFIGGNTLASGYYYQGEVTSLVDENGWFDSKDLGEWDGEQVSIIGRADNQFISGGENIHCEEIERVLNQLSLINQAFIVPIEDDEFGFRPVAIVDCTDLPTKEWFAEQLNSCLERFKFPVEYYQMPHQEQLGIKVSRAGLAQWLQQIRSK, encoded by the coding sequence ATGATGCGCCCACAATCTAATCATCACCCACTCTGGGTACAGTGGGCGCAGCAGAACCCACATCAAACAGCGTTAGTGACTCCTAGTCGCGCTTACACTTGGCAGCAAGTGTCTGTGCTGGTTAGTGAGTACCAACAACAGTTGTCTCATCAAGGCCTATCTGAAGGTGGTGTACTGACGATTGTTGGTAAGAATCAAGCTGAAGTGATTCCGGCTTATCTTGCCGCACTCAATTTAGGTGTGGTTTGTGCATTTACAATGCCTCAACCAGCAGCTCGTTTAACGCAAAAACTTGAATCCCTCTATGGTCAGCTAGACAGACGTTACCTTTGGCTATTAGATAGCTGTGGGTTAGATCATTCTGATGCTGTTGACCTCAAGACTGTATTGGTGACGTTACCTTGCTTGAACGAAGTTAAGGTCGATGGTGATGACAAACCAACAACACCGGAAAATCCTAACTTTAATCCTCAATATTTGGCAAGCATCGTATTCACTTCTGGCTCTACCGGAAATCCGAAAGTGGTGGCTCACACGTTGCAGCAACACTTATGTTCAGCTCAGGGTTTACTAGACGTTTTCAACTTTGAACAAGCTGACACTTGGTTGCTTAGCTTACCTATGTACCATGTGTCGGGATTAGCGATAGTTCATCGTTGGTTGGCGGCTGGTGGCTGCATCAAAATAGGGTCAGGTAAGCTTGAAACCGACATTGAAGGTTGCAGCCATGCCTCTTTAGTGGCTACTCAACTTCATCGATTACTAAAGAGTAAGCAAGCACTTACTTTAACTCATGTGCTTTTAGGCGGTAGCCATATCCCAGAAGCGCTAGGGCTTGAAGCTCAACAAATGGGCATTGAAACTTGGCTTGGATACGGCATGACAGAAGCCGCTTCGACGGTGACCGCGAAGCCCGTCGATGGCACCAAAACGGCAGGTTTTGTTCTCGACCAACGCCAGTTGAAAATTGAAGATCAACGTATCTTTATTGGCGGCAATACGCTTGCTTCTGGTTATTACTATCAGGGTGAGGTAACGTCATTGGTTGATGAGAACGGTTGGTTCGACAGTAAAGACCTCGGCGAATGGGATGGCGAACAAGTATCGATTATTGGTCGGGCTGATAATCAGTTCATTTCTGGCGGTGAGAATATTCACTGTGAGGAAATTGAGCGAGTACTGAATCAATTATCTTTAATCAATCAGGCGTTTATCGTTCCAATTGAAGATGATGAGTTCGGGTTTCGACCTGTCGCTATTGTGGATTGTACGGATTTACCAACTAAAGAATGGTTTGCCGAGCAATTAAATAGCTGTCTTGAACGGTTCAAATTTCCTGTCGAGTATTATCAAATGCCTCATCAAGAACAGCTAGGCATTAAGGTTTCACGCGCAGGGTTGGCACAGTGGTTACAGCAGATACGTTCTAAATAG
- the menC gene encoding o-succinylbenzoate synthase, whose product MNLVNSQRHAKLYRYQLPMDSGVILRDNKLNERVGYIIQLECDGQSGFGEVAPLPGFSQENAEQAGIQLQNELELWSHNKPNTPFDELYPSVAFGFSMALMELRGELNAKGNYQAAPLCTGDPDELIPVLNEMKGEKVAKVKVGLYEAIRDGMLVSLFLESIPDLTLRLDANRAWKPEKAKQFIKYISPSLRQRISFIEEPCRKPEDSLAFAIDHGVAIAWDETLQEAVRSPEFNLSDLTGVKAVVIKPTLIGSVERCVAIIERAQQLGIKPVLSSSIESSLGLTQIARLAQQYLPNEVPGLDTIGLYQQQLEVSWPGCQLPVSTLEQQQLIWSS is encoded by the coding sequence ATGAACTTAGTGAATTCTCAGCGTCACGCTAAACTCTACCGTTATCAATTACCTATGGATAGTGGTGTGATTCTTCGTGACAATAAGTTGAACGAACGCGTTGGCTATATCATCCAACTTGAGTGTGATGGGCAGTCTGGTTTTGGCGAGGTCGCACCTTTGCCGGGCTTTAGCCAAGAAAATGCCGAGCAAGCCGGCATTCAGTTGCAAAATGAGTTAGAGCTTTGGAGTCACAACAAACCTAATACTCCATTCGATGAGCTTTATCCGTCAGTGGCGTTTGGCTTTTCAATGGCATTGATGGAACTAAGAGGCGAACTTAACGCGAAAGGTAACTATCAAGCTGCGCCTTTATGTACTGGTGACCCAGATGAACTGATCCCTGTGCTGAATGAGATGAAAGGCGAGAAGGTCGCCAAAGTCAAAGTCGGCCTCTACGAAGCGATCCGTGATGGCATGCTGGTGAGCTTATTCCTTGAGTCGATCCCTGATTTGACCCTAAGACTTGACGCTAACCGTGCGTGGAAGCCAGAGAAAGCGAAACAGTTCATTAAATACATTTCGCCGTCACTGCGTCAGCGCATTAGCTTTATTGAAGAGCCTTGCCGGAAACCTGAAGATAGCTTAGCTTTTGCTATTGACCACGGTGTTGCGATTGCATGGGATGAAACACTGCAAGAAGCGGTAAGAAGTCCAGAGTTTAATCTTAGTGACTTAACGGGTGTTAAGGCAGTTGTGATTAAACCAACCTTGATTGGCTCAGTAGAGCGTTGTGTTGCGATTATTGAACGAGCGCAACAACTTGGTATTAAACCTGTACTAAGCTCAAGTATAGAGTCTAGCCTTGGCTTAACTCAGATTGCTCGTTTGGCACAACAGTACTTGCCTAATGAAGTTCCAGGGCTTGATACGATTGGCTTATATCAGCAACAGCTAGAAGTCTCTTGGCCGGGGTGTCAGCTTCCTGTTTCAACGCTTGAACAGCAACAATTGATTTGGTCTTCTTAG
- the menB gene encoding 1,4-dihydroxy-2-naphthoyl-CoA synthase, whose amino-acid sequence MAKTVGITEEELYAAVNWRDESSQFEDIQYHKSDDGIAKITIARPQVHNAFRPQTVKEMINALADARYDEKVGVIILTGLGEKAFCSGGDQSIRGDYGGYQDDSGTHHLNVLDFQRQIRTCPKPVIAAVSGWAVGGGHVLHMMADLTIAAENAQFGQTGPKVGSFDGGWGASYMARIVGQKKAREIWFLCRFYDAQEALDMGLVNTVVPVADLEKETVRWCREVLQHSPMALRCLKAALNADCDGQAGLQELAGNATMMFYMTEEGQEGRNAFNEKRRPDFDKFPRNP is encoded by the coding sequence ATGGCTAAAACAGTAGGCATCACAGAAGAAGAACTTTACGCAGCAGTGAACTGGCGCGATGAAAGCAGTCAATTTGAAGATATTCAGTACCATAAGTCTGACGACGGTATTGCGAAAATCACGATTGCTCGTCCTCAAGTTCACAATGCGTTCCGTCCACAAACCGTAAAAGAGATGATCAATGCACTGGCTGATGCTCGTTATGACGAGAAGGTTGGCGTAATCATTTTGACGGGTCTTGGTGAGAAGGCGTTCTGTTCTGGTGGTGACCAAAGTATTCGTGGTGACTACGGCGGCTATCAAGATGATTCAGGTACACACCACCTGAACGTGCTTGACTTCCAACGTCAAATTCGTACCTGTCCAAAACCAGTTATCGCAGCGGTATCGGGTTGGGCTGTCGGTGGCGGTCATGTACTTCACATGATGGCAGACCTTACGATTGCCGCTGAAAATGCGCAGTTCGGTCAGACGGGCCCTAAAGTGGGTTCATTCGATGGCGGTTGGGGTGCTTCTTACATGGCTCGTATCGTTGGTCAAAAGAAAGCGCGTGAAATCTGGTTCTTGTGTCGTTTCTACGATGCTCAAGAAGCATTGGACATGGGGCTAGTAAACACAGTGGTGCCAGTTGCCGACCTAGAAAAAGAGACCGTTCGCTGGTGTCGTGAAGTTCTTCAACACAGCCCAATGGCATTGCGTTGCTTGAAAGCGGCACTGAACGCGGACTGTGACGGTCAAGCCGGTCTACAAGAGTTGGCGGGTAACGCAACCATGATGTTCTACATGACAGAGGAAGGCCAAGAAGGCCGTAACGCATTCAACGAGAAACGTCGACCGGACTTCGACAAGTTCCCGCGTAATCCATAG
- the menH gene encoding 2-succinyl-6-hydroxy-2,4-cyclohexadiene-1-carboxylate synthase, whose protein sequence is MLYSNYYPAEHESSDKPLLVFLHGLLGSGDDWSACHPYLEDFPRLCIDLPGHGQSRFIDPVGFDHCCKKIVQCITSQLALNELPADYPIVMIGYSMGGRLAMYGVTSPCFETLNLEKVIIEGGNFGLERDEERAQRLVHDTQWAVRFAQQSIEDVLDDWYQQSVFSSLNHEQRQTLVIKRSGNLGVSVANMLLSTSLAKQPDLRATLKSHEHLLHYVCGEKDHKFMELAESSGFEYSQVDYAGHNVHFEQPELFSNLIIQCIASRR, encoded by the coding sequence ATGCTTTATTCCAATTATTACCCAGCGGAACATGAATCTTCTGACAAACCTCTGCTTGTTTTTCTACATGGTTTACTCGGAAGCGGGGATGATTGGAGTGCATGTCATCCATATCTAGAGGATTTTCCTCGTCTTTGCATAGATTTGCCCGGGCACGGACAGAGTCGCTTTATTGATCCGGTAGGTTTTGATCATTGCTGTAAGAAAATTGTACAGTGCATCACATCTCAACTGGCTCTCAACGAGCTTCCTGCCGATTATCCTATCGTAATGATTGGGTATTCTATGGGCGGAAGGCTCGCTATGTATGGGGTGACCAGCCCTTGTTTTGAGACGCTCAATCTAGAGAAGGTCATTATTGAAGGGGGCAACTTTGGTCTGGAACGTGATGAAGAAAGAGCACAAAGGTTAGTACATGATACGCAATGGGCGGTTCGCTTTGCGCAGCAGTCGATTGAGGATGTTTTAGACGACTGGTATCAACAAAGCGTCTTTTCTTCACTAAATCATGAGCAAAGACAAACTTTGGTCATTAAACGTAGTGGTAACCTTGGAGTATCCGTAGCAAATATGTTGTTATCTACTTCGTTGGCTAAGCAACCAGATTTACGTGCCACACTAAAATCTCATGAGCATTTATTGCATTATGTATGTGGTGAAAAAGATCATAAATTCATGGAGCTAGCTGAGAGTAGTGGCTTTGAATATAGTCAGGTCGACTACGCTGGTCATAATGTTCACTTTGAGCAACCAGAGTTGTTTTCAAACCTAATTATTCAATGCATCGCCAGTCGTCGATAA